From Carassius gibelio isolate Cgi1373 ecotype wild population from Czech Republic chromosome B23, carGib1.2-hapl.c, whole genome shotgun sequence, the proteins below share one genomic window:
- the LOC128011195 gene encoding lens fiber major intrinsic protein-like, giving the protein MWEFRSMSFWRAVFAEFYGTMFFVFFGLGSALRWTTGPHNVLQVAFCFGLAAATLIQSIGHISGGHINPAVTFAYLIGSQMSLFRAFFYICAQCLGALAGAAVLYGVTPSNMRGNLGLNTLQPGISVGMATTIEIFLTLQLVVVVFAVMDERRNGRLGSAALSIGFSVLVGHLLGMYYTGAGMNPARSFAPAVLFRNFINHWVYWVGPMIGSAIGALLYDFLLFPRMRGLSERLAVLKGNRSPEAEAQQETRGESIEIKTQAL; this is encoded by the exons ATGTGGGAGTTCCGGTCCATGTCTTTTTGGCGGGCTGTGTTTGCCGAGTTCTATGGCACcatgttctttgtgtttttcGGGCTGGGATCAGCTCTGCGTTGGACCACCGGACCACACAACGTGCTCCAAGTTGCTTTCTGCTTCGGTCTGGCTGCTGCCACACTCATCCAGTCTATCGGTCACATCAGCGGCGGCCACATCAACCCGGCTGTCACGTTTGCCTACCTGATTGGCTCTCAGATGTCCCTGTTTCGTGCATTCTTCTACATCTGTGCTCAGTGCTTGGGAGCTCTAGCTGGAGCCGCTGTGCTGTATGGGGTCACGCCAAGCAATATGAGGGGCAATCTTGGCCTGAACACA CTTCAGCCAGGCATCAGTGTGGGAATGGCCACCACTATAGAGATATTCCTGACTCTGCAACTTGTGGTTGTGGTCTTCGCTGTGATGGATGAGAGGCGAAATGGTCGACTTGGGTCTGCTGCCCTGTCCATTGGCTTCTCAGTGCTTGTGGGCCACCTGCTGGGG ATGTATTACACTGGAGCTGGAATGAACCCTGCCAGGTCTTTTGCCCCTGCTGTGCTTTTCAGGAACTTTATTAACCACTGG GTGTACTGGGTGGGCCCTATGATCGGCAGTGCTATTGGTGCTCTGCTCTACGACTTCTTGCTCTTTCCCCGGATGCGCGGCCTGTCTGAGAGACTCGCTGTTCTCAAGGGCAACCGATCTCCCGAGGCCGAAGCCCAGCAGGAGACCCGAGGAGAGTCGATTGAGATCAAAACACAAGCCTTATAA
- the LOC128011629 gene encoding probable E3 ubiquitin-protein ligase DTX3 isoform X2: protein MGSQVSSDEMSVRAGQGSDEVLVSQAVWDYLAAAGRPWLVDFEDKQGLSADIIRRGERGGCCAVRLSPVEGSSRARAGMMEGPVSPVTRKAFIDLCRCARKEMTKQEAAPKRKRSLLPCMTAMEPDGEGSLLPPPPPQPRRSQRQQQKYRKNADMDTCVVLPMQHEAAARTGTELAITREEESTVCSICMGEMVEKTTLDKCGHSFCRSCLEQAFQIKKACPVCRLVYGQLIGNQPASGTMMVERDPDLELPGHEGYGCICIIYSFPPGLQAQEHPNPGVRYPGTDRVAYLPDSPEGNRVLRMLRRAFEQRLIFTIGTSMTTGMHDVITWNDIHHKTSIWGGPRCFGYPDPTYLVRVTEELREKGITAD, encoded by the exons ATGGGATCACAAG TTTCATCTGATGAGATGAGCGTGCGAGCGGGGCAGGGCAGTGACGAGGTGCTGGTGTCGCAGGCGGTGTGGGATTACCTTGCAGCCGCAGGACGACCCTGGTTGGTCGACTTTGAGGACAAGCAGGGACTGAGTGCGGACATCATCCGGCGTGGGGAGCGTGGCGGCTGCTGTGCCGTGCGGCTCTCCCCGGTGGAAGGCAGCAGCAGGGCCAGGGCTGGAATGATGGAGGGGCCGGTTTCTCCTGTTACACGGAAAGCTTTCATAGACTTATGCCGTTGTGCCCGGAAAGAGATGACCAAACAAGAAGCAGCTCCTAAAAGGAAACGTTCTCTGTTACCATGCATGACGGCAATGGAACCCGACGGGGAAGGGAGCTTGTTGCCCCCTCCTCCCCCTCAACCACGGCGCTCGCAGAGGCAACAGCAGAAATACAGGAAAAATGCAGACATGGACACCTGTGTGGTTTTACCCATGCAACATGAGGCCGCAGCAAGGACCGGCACCGAGTTAGCCATCACTCGTGAAGAAGAGAGTACCGTTTGCTCCATCTGCATGGGTGAAATGGTGGAAAAGACAACTCTGGACAAGTGTGGCCACTCTTTCTGTCGGTCCTGCTTAGAACAGGCATTTCAAATCAAAAAAGCATGTCCTGTGTGCAGGCTGGTATATGGGCAGCTTATCGGTAACCAACCAGCCAGTGGGACCATGATGGTTGAAAGAGACCCAGACCTTGAGTTGCCTGGCCATGAAGGTTATGGGTGCATATGCATCATTTACAGTTTCCCTCCCGGTTTGCAAGCG CAAGAGCATCCAAACCCTGGGGTGAGGTATCCAGGCACAGACCGAGTGGCATACCTGCCAGACAGCCCTGAGGGAAACCGTGTCCTCCGAATGCTGCGGCGGGCCTTTGAGCAGCGCCTCATCTTCACCATAGGCACCTCCATGACCACCGGCATGCATGATGTTATTACCTGGAATGATATCCACCACAAGACCTCCATATGGGGCGGACCACGTTG ctttggtTATCCAGATCCTACATACCTTGTCCGGGTGACAGAGGAACTGCGAGAGAAAGGAATAACAGCTGATTGA
- the LOC128011631 gene encoding prostaglandin E synthase 3 — protein MQPATAKWYDRREAVFIEFCIEDSKDVQVKFDKTKLDFSCVGGTDNMKHHNEVELFESIDPNESKHKRTDRSVFCCLKKAEPGKSWPRLTKEKAKLNWLSVDFNNWKDWEDDSDEDLSSFDRFSEMMNNMGGEDDLPDVDGADDESADSDDEKMPDLE, from the exons AT GCAGCCAGCAACTGCCAAGTGGTATGACAGACGGGAGGCCGTCTTCATTGAATTCTGTATAGAAGACAGCAAAGATGTCCAAGTTAAATTTGACAAAACAAAGCTTGACTTCAG TTGTGTTGGAGGAACAGATAACATGAAACACCATAATGAAGTAGAACTATTTGAGTCCATTGACCCAAAT GAGTCTAAACACAAACGCACAGACAGGTCTGTGTTTTGCTGTCTAAAAAAAGCTGAACCTGGCAAGTCTTGGCCAAGGTTaacaaaagaaaaagcaaag CTAAATTGGCTCAGTGTTGACTTCAATAACTGGAAGGACTGGGAGGATGACTCCGATGAAGACCTGTCCAGTTTTGACCGTTTTTCAGAG ATGATGAACAACATGGGCGGGGAAGATGACCTACCAGATGTGGATGGTGCAGATGAT GAGTCTGCAGATAGCGATGATGAAA AAATGCCAGACCTTGAGTAA
- the LOC128011629 gene encoding probable E3 ubiquitin-protein ligase DTX3 isoform X3 has protein sequence MSVRAGQGSDEVLVSQAVWDYLAAAGRPWLVDFEDKQGLSADIIRRGERGGCCAVRLSPVEGSSRARAGMMEGPVSPVTRKAFIDLCRCARKEMTKQEAAPKRKRSLLPCMTAMEPDGEGSLLPPPPPQPRRSQRQQQKYRKNADMDTCVVLPMQHEAAARTGTELAITREEESTVCSICMGEMVEKTTLDKCGHSFCRSCLEQAFQIKKACPVCRLVYGQLIGNQPASGTMMVERDPDLELPGHEGYGCICIIYSFPPGLQAQEHPNPGVRYPGTDRVAYLPDSPEGNRVLRMLRRAFEQRLIFTIGTSMTTGMHDVITWNDIHHKTSIWGGPRCFGYPDPTYLVRVTEELREKGITAD, from the exons ATGAGCGTGCGAGCGGGGCAGGGCAGTGACGAGGTGCTGGTGTCGCAGGCGGTGTGGGATTACCTTGCAGCCGCAGGACGACCCTGGTTGGTCGACTTTGAGGACAAGCAGGGACTGAGTGCGGACATCATCCGGCGTGGGGAGCGTGGCGGCTGCTGTGCCGTGCGGCTCTCCCCGGTGGAAGGCAGCAGCAGGGCCAGGGCTGGAATGATGGAGGGGCCGGTTTCTCCTGTTACACGGAAAGCTTTCATAGACTTATGCCGTTGTGCCCGGAAAGAGATGACCAAACAAGAAGCAGCTCCTAAAAGGAAACGTTCTCTGTTACCATGCATGACGGCAATGGAACCCGACGGGGAAGGGAGCTTGTTGCCCCCTCCTCCCCCTCAACCACGGCGCTCGCAGAGGCAACAGCAGAAATACAGGAAAAATGCAGACATGGACACCTGTGTGGTTTTACCCATGCAACATGAGGCCGCAGCAAGGACCGGCACCGAGTTAGCCATCACTCGTGAAGAAGAGAGTACCGTTTGCTCCATCTGCATGGGTGAAATGGTGGAAAAGACAACTCTGGACAAGTGTGGCCACTCTTTCTGTCGGTCCTGCTTAGAACAGGCATTTCAAATCAAAAAAGCATGTCCTGTGTGCAGGCTGGTATATGGGCAGCTTATCGGTAACCAACCAGCCAGTGGGACCATGATGGTTGAAAGAGACCCAGACCTTGAGTTGCCTGGCCATGAAGGTTATGGGTGCATATGCATCATTTACAGTTTCCCTCCCGGTTTGCAAGCG CAAGAGCATCCAAACCCTGGGGTGAGGTATCCAGGCACAGACCGAGTGGCATACCTGCCAGACAGCCCTGAGGGAAACCGTGTCCTCCGAATGCTGCGGCGGGCCTTTGAGCAGCGCCTCATCTTCACCATAGGCACCTCCATGACCACCGGCATGCATGATGTTATTACCTGGAATGATATCCACCACAAGACCTCCATATGGGGCGGACCACGTTG ctttggtTATCCAGATCCTACATACCTTGTCCGGGTGACAGAGGAACTGCGAGAGAAAGGAATAACAGCTGATTGA
- the LOC128011629 gene encoding probable E3 ubiquitin-protein ligase DTX3 isoform X1 codes for MLVVFLWPRTGNWKTTKRLSWCVDREKCHPNLNRISQALIRQGCRSFKARSMQRSSVDFFVEWKKAFSSCCISSDEMSVRAGQGSDEVLVSQAVWDYLAAAGRPWLVDFEDKQGLSADIIRRGERGGCCAVRLSPVEGSSRARAGMMEGPVSPVTRKAFIDLCRCARKEMTKQEAAPKRKRSLLPCMTAMEPDGEGSLLPPPPPQPRRSQRQQQKYRKNADMDTCVVLPMQHEAAARTGTELAITREEESTVCSICMGEMVEKTTLDKCGHSFCRSCLEQAFQIKKACPVCRLVYGQLIGNQPASGTMMVERDPDLELPGHEGYGCICIIYSFPPGLQAQEHPNPGVRYPGTDRVAYLPDSPEGNRVLRMLRRAFEQRLIFTIGTSMTTGMHDVITWNDIHHKTSIWGGPRCFGYPDPTYLVRVTEELREKGITAD; via the exons ATGCTTGTTGTCTTCCTGTGGCCAAGGACGGGGAATTGGAAAACCACAAAGAGACTGAGCTGGTGTGTTGATCGAGAGAAGTGTCATCCGAACTTGAATAGGATATCCCAAGCATTAATTCGCCAGGGTTGTCGTAGTTTTAAGGCACGTTCAATGCAGCGGTCGTCTGTTGACTTCTTCGTCGAGTGGAAGAAGGCATTCTCCAGCTGCTGCA TTTCATCTGATGAGATGAGCGTGCGAGCGGGGCAGGGCAGTGACGAGGTGCTGGTGTCGCAGGCGGTGTGGGATTACCTTGCAGCCGCAGGACGACCCTGGTTGGTCGACTTTGAGGACAAGCAGGGACTGAGTGCGGACATCATCCGGCGTGGGGAGCGTGGCGGCTGCTGTGCCGTGCGGCTCTCCCCGGTGGAAGGCAGCAGCAGGGCCAGGGCTGGAATGATGGAGGGGCCGGTTTCTCCTGTTACACGGAAAGCTTTCATAGACTTATGCCGTTGTGCCCGGAAAGAGATGACCAAACAAGAAGCAGCTCCTAAAAGGAAACGTTCTCTGTTACCATGCATGACGGCAATGGAACCCGACGGGGAAGGGAGCTTGTTGCCCCCTCCTCCCCCTCAACCACGGCGCTCGCAGAGGCAACAGCAGAAATACAGGAAAAATGCAGACATGGACACCTGTGTGGTTTTACCCATGCAACATGAGGCCGCAGCAAGGACCGGCACCGAGTTAGCCATCACTCGTGAAGAAGAGAGTACCGTTTGCTCCATCTGCATGGGTGAAATGGTGGAAAAGACAACTCTGGACAAGTGTGGCCACTCTTTCTGTCGGTCCTGCTTAGAACAGGCATTTCAAATCAAAAAAGCATGTCCTGTGTGCAGGCTGGTATATGGGCAGCTTATCGGTAACCAACCAGCCAGTGGGACCATGATGGTTGAAAGAGACCCAGACCTTGAGTTGCCTGGCCATGAAGGTTATGGGTGCATATGCATCATTTACAGTTTCCCTCCCGGTTTGCAAGCG CAAGAGCATCCAAACCCTGGGGTGAGGTATCCAGGCACAGACCGAGTGGCATACCTGCCAGACAGCCCTGAGGGAAACCGTGTCCTCCGAATGCTGCGGCGGGCCTTTGAGCAGCGCCTCATCTTCACCATAGGCACCTCCATGACCACCGGCATGCATGATGTTATTACCTGGAATGATATCCACCACAAGACCTCCATATGGGGCGGACCACGTTG ctttggtTATCCAGATCCTACATACCTTGTCCGGGTGACAGAGGAACTGCGAGAGAAAGGAATAACAGCTGATTGA